Proteins encoded by one window of Ulvibacter sp. MAR_2010_11:
- a CDS encoding rhomboid family intramembrane serine protease translates to MGRITETIKVLIVINAIFFIGTQFLGESAYRLFSLYYFESPNFQYWQPITHMFMHGGFMHILFNMYALWAFGSPLELQWGRNKFLFFYFSAGLGAALIHTLVNYFHFHSGFEALVQAGMSEGQIIQILTSGQYNTAILNSVPQETIQSLYDAYNTPAVGASGAVYGVLVAFGLMYPNAELMLIFLPIPIKAKYFIPALLLLDLFSGVTGFSLFGQNIANWAHIGGALFGFIMAYYWKKNSFDKHRWN, encoded by the coding sequence ATGGGCAGGATTACCGAAACCATAAAAGTCTTAATTGTAATCAATGCAATTTTCTTCATAGGGACGCAGTTTCTTGGCGAATCTGCGTACCGCCTTTTCTCGTTGTATTATTTTGAAAGTCCAAATTTTCAGTATTGGCAACCCATTACTCACATGTTTATGCATGGTGGGTTCATGCATATTTTATTTAATATGTATGCTTTATGGGCTTTTGGTTCGCCTTTAGAGTTGCAATGGGGGAGAAATAAATTTCTGTTTTTTTACTTTTCTGCAGGACTTGGAGCGGCATTAATACACACACTTGTAAATTATTTTCATTTTCACAGCGGATTTGAAGCTTTGGTACAAGCGGGAATGAGTGAAGGACAAATAATCCAAATTCTTACCTCGGGACAATATAATACTGCCATTCTAAATTCTGTACCCCAAGAGACGATCCAAAGTTTGTATGATGCTTACAATACTCCCGCTGTAGGTGCTTCCGGTGCAGTTTATGGTGTTTTAGTGGCCTTTGGATTGATGTATCCCAACGCCGAGCTCATGCTTATCTTTTTGCCAATTCCTATTAAAGCCAAGTATTTTATTCCGGCTTTATTGTTATTGGATTTGTTCTCGGGCGTTACCGGGTTTTCGTTGTTCGGACAGAACATCGCCAATTGGGCGCATATTGGAGGTGCACTATTCGGGTTTATTATGGCCTATTATTGGAAGAAAAATAGTTTTGATAAACACCGTTGGAATTAA
- a CDS encoding rhomboid family intramembrane serine protease yields the protein MEGKSLTYQFKTAGIVIKLIVINLAVFLLVNLTAFLLEIPREQLAQWFVLPDTFGELIVQPWSFITYSFLHFGFWHLFWNMLWLYWFGGFVLNLFNSKRFLTIYLLGAISGGLYYVLAYNFFPVFSTTTGYLIGASAAVRAIVIFIAAYNPNTEVRLIFFTVKIWHIGAFVVLLDLIQLPTSGNAGGLIAHLGGAVFGYVYAIQLAKGNDIGKWFENVMEWFENLFTPRTKKPFKKVHRTTPAASGRSNAKPEKTNNQKKVDTILDKIGKSGYDSLTKAEKDFLFKAGKED from the coding sequence ATGGAGGGAAAAAGTCTTACATATCAATTTAAAACTGCAGGAATCGTTATCAAATTGATAGTTATTAATCTGGCGGTTTTTCTGCTGGTTAATTTAACAGCCTTCCTTTTGGAAATTCCCAGAGAACAACTGGCACAGTGGTTCGTGTTACCGGATACCTTCGGCGAATTAATAGTACAACCCTGGTCGTTTATTACGTATAGCTTTCTGCATTTCGGGTTTTGGCATCTTTTCTGGAACATGCTTTGGCTCTATTGGTTTGGAGGTTTTGTTCTAAATCTCTTCAACAGTAAACGATTTTTAACCATTTATCTGTTAGGAGCTATCAGCGGAGGACTTTACTATGTATTGGCATATAATTTCTTCCCGGTGTTTTCTACTACTACCGGTTATTTAATTGGGGCTTCAGCGGCTGTAAGAGCCATTGTCATTTTCATTGCGGCCTATAATCCCAATACCGAGGTCCGACTCATTTTCTTTACCGTAAAGATATGGCATATCGGGGCTTTTGTAGTGTTACTGGATCTTATTCAGCTACCAACCTCGGGCAATGCCGGTGGATTGATTGCGCATCTGGGAGGTGCTGTTTTTGGCTATGTTTATGCCATTCAACTTGCCAAAGGCAACGATATTGGGAAATGGTTTGAAAATGTTATGGAATGGTTTGAAAATTTGTTTACCCCACGAACAAAAAAACCGTTTAAAAAGGTGCATCGAACAACACCAGCGGCTTCCGGGCGTTCTAATGCTAAGCCCGAAAAGACTAACAACCAAAAAAAGGTCGACACTATTCTCGATAAAATTGGGAAAAGCGGTTATGATAGTCTTACTAAAGCTGAAAAAGATTTTCTATTTAAAGCAGGTAAAGAAGACTAA
- the dapB gene encoding 4-hydroxy-tetrahydrodipicolinate reductase — translation MKIALLGYGKMGKTIERLATEKGHTVVYRSSSDTTEGNLSEAEAAIEFSTPEVAVQNITSCLENGIPVISGTTGWLDAYPKMVKLCEARNGSFIYASNFSVGVNLFFSLNEYAARLMQPWKDYQVSMEEIHHTEKKDAPSGTAITLAEGIIKHSNKTGWKLDSASDEKIVITAKRISDVKGTHIVSYASEIDTISLKHEAHSRDGFAIGAILAAEWLQHKKGVYSMKDVLQIQ, via the coding sequence ATGAAAATAGCATTGTTAGGATACGGAAAGATGGGAAAAACCATAGAGCGACTCGCTACTGAAAAAGGGCATACTGTTGTTTACAGAAGTTCCAGCGATACAACAGAAGGAAATCTTTCTGAAGCAGAGGCTGCAATTGAGTTTTCCACCCCTGAAGTTGCTGTACAAAATATTACCAGCTGTCTTGAAAATGGTATTCCGGTGATTTCCGGAACTACAGGTTGGTTGGATGCTTACCCTAAAATGGTAAAATTATGTGAAGCCCGTAACGGAAGCTTTATCTACGCGTCCAATTTCAGCGTGGGTGTAAATCTATTTTTTAGTCTGAATGAATACGCTGCCCGGCTAATGCAACCCTGGAAGGACTATCAGGTTTCGATGGAAGAAATTCATCATACCGAAAAAAAGGACGCTCCAAGCGGAACAGCAATTACATTGGCTGAAGGAATTATAAAACATTCCAATAAAACAGGGTGGAAATTAGATAGTGCTTCAGACGAGAAAATTGTCATAACAGCGAAGCGGATATCCGATGTAAAAGGAACGCATATTGTTTCGTATGCTTCCGAAATTGATACGATTTCATTAAAACACGAGGCGCATTCACGCGACGGATTTGCAATAGGTGCGATTCTGGCTGCGGAATGGCTGCAGCATAAAAAAGGAGTGTATTCCATGAAGGACGTACTTCAGATACAATAA
- the lepB gene encoding signal peptidase I produces MSFTGWLLFILILQVVHFAGTWKLYTIAGRKAWEAAVPVYNAVILMKIINRPWWWTILFFVPIVNLIMFPVVWVETLRSFGRNSTTDTVLGIVTLGLYIYYINYTQNVTYIENRDLKPRTSTGEWVSSILFAVVAATIVHTYFMQPFTIPTSSLEKTLLVGDFLFVSKFHYGARTPMTPISFPMVHDTIPVAKVKSYAPKPQIPYFRFPGFQDIERNDIVVFSWPVDNFVDIGPPPTGYAYKPIDKKSNYVKRCVGIPGDSLEVRDGYVYINGKKNELPDRAKLQFGYQFATTKPFNPKFAIEQYNITDLYPLNNSYQVFQAHMTDAEYEKLKNYPNLDTIVKTTARKGEWNEGTFPQDSKFPWNSDFFGPIYIPKAGATVAIDAESIPMYKRIIEVYEGSELGFDNKITQSGTQVLLNGNPLTEYTFKMDYYWMMGDNRSNSQDARMWGYVPFNHVVGKPVFVWMSWDTNAKGIANKIRWERLFTTVGGNGEPVSYFKYFLIALAGWFVFSFFRKKRKATKK; encoded by the coding sequence ATGAGCTTTACGGGTTGGTTATTATTTATATTGATACTTCAGGTTGTACATTTTGCAGGAACCTGGAAGTTATATACCATCGCTGGTAGAAAGGCCTGGGAAGCGGCAGTACCTGTTTACAACGCGGTTATTTTGATGAAAATCATCAACAGACCCTGGTGGTGGACCATCCTGTTCTTTGTCCCAATTGTAAACCTCATTATGTTTCCTGTGGTTTGGGTAGAAACCTTGCGCAGTTTTGGACGAAACAGCACTACCGATACGGTGCTGGGGATTGTTACCCTAGGATTGTACATCTACTATATTAATTACACCCAAAACGTCACATATATTGAAAATCGGGATTTAAAACCGCGTACGTCAACGGGTGAATGGGTGAGTTCAATCTTATTTGCGGTTGTTGCTGCAACCATTGTACATACCTATTTCATGCAGCCCTTTACCATTCCAACCTCATCGTTGGAAAAAACATTGCTGGTGGGAGATTTCCTTTTTGTAAGTAAGTTTCATTATGGTGCAAGAACACCAATGACACCTATTTCCTTCCCTATGGTGCACGATACCATTCCAGTGGCCAAAGTGAAATCGTATGCACCAAAGCCGCAGATTCCTTATTTCAGATTTCCGGGATTTCAGGATATTGAGCGTAACGATATTGTGGTGTTTAGCTGGCCTGTCGACAACTTTGTGGATATTGGTCCGCCGCCAACAGGTTATGCCTACAAGCCTATCGATAAAAAATCGAATTACGTAAAACGGTGTGTGGGAATTCCGGGAGATTCGCTGGAAGTGAGAGACGGTTATGTCTATATAAACGGAAAGAAAAACGAATTGCCGGATCGAGCCAAGCTTCAGTTTGGGTATCAGTTTGCTACCACTAAACCTTTTAATCCGAAATTTGCCATCGAGCAATACAACATCACCGATTTATATCCGCTGAACAATAGTTATCAGGTTTTTCAGGCACACATGACCGATGCCGAATACGAAAAACTAAAGAATTACCCGAATCTGGATACCATTGTTAAAACAACAGCAAGAAAAGGCGAATGGAACGAAGGAACCTTCCCTCAGGATTCGAAATTTCCCTGGAACAGTGATTTCTTCGGACCTATTTACATACCAAAAGCAGGTGCCACAGTGGCTATCGATGCCGAGAGTATTCCCATGTACAAGCGAATTATCGAAGTCTATGAAGGAAGCGAGTTGGGCTTTGATAATAAAATAACCCAATCCGGGACTCAGGTACTTCTCAACGGTAATCCCTTGACCGAGTATACCTTTAAAATGGACTACTACTGGATGATGGGTGATAACCGAAGCAATTCACAGGATGCCAGAATGTGGGGATATGTCCCGTTTAACCATGTGGTTGGAAAACCGGTGTTTGTATGGATGAGCTGGGACACTAATGCCAAAGGTATCGCCAACAAAATTCGTTGGGAACGTCTCTTTACAACCGTTGGTGGCAATGGAGAACCTGTATCGTATTTCAAATACTTCCTGATTGCACTGGCAGGTTGGTTTGTTTTTAGTTTTTTCAGAAAGAAAAGAAAGGCGACGAAAAAGTGA
- a CDS encoding ParB/RepB/Spo0J family partition protein — translation MAKATKKQALGRGLSALLKDPSNDIITASDKNADKVVGSIVELELSTIEVNPFQPRTSFNEESLRELASSIKELGVIQPITVRKLDFNKYQLVSGERRFRASKLIGLETIPSYIRIANDQESLEMALVENIQRQDLDPIEIALSYQRLIEEIEVTQEELSDRVGKNRSTIANYLRLLKLDPIIQTGMRDGFISMGHGRALINIEDTNEQLDIYEKIVSDKLSVRDTEALVRNHKSSTQVEAPKKKALPNYANDAKKDLSDLFGSKVDVKVSNSGKGQMVISFKDREDLARILKLIKSEK, via the coding sequence ATGGCGAAAGCAACAAAAAAACAGGCTTTGGGACGCGGACTTTCGGCTTTACTGAAAGACCCTTCCAACGATATTATTACAGCAAGCGACAAGAATGCCGACAAGGTAGTGGGCAGCATCGTCGAACTGGAATTGAGTACCATCGAAGTAAATCCCTTTCAGCCCAGAACGAGTTTTAATGAAGAATCGCTTCGGGAACTAGCGTCTTCCATAAAAGAATTGGGTGTAATTCAGCCGATAACCGTTCGGAAATTAGACTTTAACAAATACCAGCTTGTTAGTGGAGAACGTCGTTTTAGAGCTTCAAAACTCATTGGCTTAGAGACCATTCCGTCCTACATTCGTATTGCCAACGATCAGGAATCGCTCGAAATGGCCTTGGTGGAGAACATTCAGCGTCAGGATTTAGATCCTATTGAAATTGCACTTTCCTATCAGCGTTTAATTGAAGAAATTGAAGTAACTCAGGAAGAATTAAGTGATCGCGTGGGTAAAAATCGTTCCACTATTGCTAATTATTTGCGCTTACTGAAGCTGGATCCCATTATTCAAACCGGGATGCGCGATGGTTTTATCTCAATGGGTCATGGAAGAGCCTTGATAAATATTGAAGATACCAACGAACAGTTAGATATCTACGAGAAAATTGTATCCGATAAACTATCGGTTCGTGACACCGAAGCATTAGTGCGTAATCACAAATCGTCTACCCAGGTAGAAGCACCTAAAAAGAAGGCATTACCCAATTATGCAAACGATGCCAAAAAAGATCTTTCGGATCTGTTTGGAAGCAAAGTGGACGTAAAAGTCTCGAATTCAGGGAAAGGACAAATGGTTATTTCATTTAAGGACAGAGAGGACTTAGCCCGTATTTTGAAGCTCATAAAAAGTGAAAAATAA
- a CDS encoding ParA family protein: MGKIIAIANQKGGVGKTTTSINLAASLGVLEKKVLLIDADPQANATSGLGIDVENVEKGTYQLLEHTASAKEVIISTNSPNLDLIPAHIDLVAIEIELVDKKNRESMLKKAIIDLKKDYDFILIDCAPSLGLLTLNALTAADSVMIPIQCEYFALEGLGKLLNTVKSVQKIHNQNLDIEGLLLTMYDSRLRLSNQVVDEVKKHFDEMVFKTIIQRNVRLSEAPSYGESIISYDAGSKGANNYLSLAQELIEKNQ, encoded by the coding sequence ATGGGTAAAATAATTGCGATTGCAAATCAAAAAGGAGGTGTTGGCAAAACGACAACTTCAATAAATTTGGCCGCTTCCTTAGGCGTTTTAGAGAAGAAAGTTTTGTTGATAGACGCCGACCCACAAGCCAATGCCACTTCGGGGTTGGGTATTGACGTGGAAAACGTTGAAAAAGGGACCTACCAGCTGTTAGAACATACCGCTTCTGCTAAGGAGGTAATCATTTCAACAAATTCTCCCAATTTAGACCTAATTCCTGCCCATATAGATCTGGTTGCCATCGAAATAGAACTGGTGGACAAAAAGAATCGCGAGTCGATGCTTAAAAAAGCAATAATCGATTTAAAAAAGGACTACGATTTTATTTTAATTGACTGTGCTCCTTCGTTGGGTTTGTTAACTCTAAACGCTCTAACTGCAGCCGATAGCGTTATGATTCCAATTCAATGTGAATACTTTGCGCTGGAAGGTCTGGGAAAATTATTGAATACGGTGAAAAGTGTTCAAAAAATTCACAATCAGAATCTCGATATTGAAGGGCTGTTGCTAACCATGTACGATTCGCGCTTGCGATTATCCAATCAGGTGGTGGATGAAGTAAAAAAACACTTCGATGAGATGGTATTTAAAACAATCATTCAGCGAAACGTGCGTTTAAGTGAAGCCCCAAGTTACGGTGAGAGTATTATTAGTTACGATGCGGGTAGTAAAGGTGCCAATAATTACTTAAGTTTGGCACAGGAATTAATTGAGAAAAACCAATAA
- a CDS encoding SDR family oxidoreductase, whose translation MNYSGKMLRDDALKGKTIVVTGGGSGLGKSMTTYFLELGANVVITSRNIEKLQAVKVELEAQTGGKVLPVQCDVRNYDEVEAMVAASVKEFGKVDVLLNNAAGNFISPTERLSANAFDTIIDIVLKGTKNCTLAFGKHWINKKETNKVVLNIVTTYAWTGSAYVVPSAAAKAGVLAMTRSLAVEWAKYGMRFNAIAPGPFPTKGAWDRLLPGELKEKFDLAKKVPLKRVGDHQELANLAAYLVSDFSAYLNGEVVTIDGGEWLKGAGQMNLLEEVPEQMWDMLEAMIRSKKSK comes from the coding sequence ATGAATTATTCAGGAAAAATGTTGCGGGACGACGCTTTAAAAGGCAAAACCATAGTAGTGACAGGCGGCGGTAGCGGCTTGGGCAAATCGATGACCACTTATTTCTTAGAATTAGGTGCCAATGTCGTTATTACCTCCAGAAACATAGAAAAATTACAAGCTGTAAAGGTCGAATTAGAAGCCCAAACAGGAGGTAAAGTACTTCCGGTGCAGTGTGATGTTCGAAATTATGATGAAGTAGAAGCCATGGTAGCTGCTTCGGTAAAAGAATTTGGAAAAGTCGACGTCTTACTAAACAACGCTGCTGGAAATTTTATCTCCCCTACAGAGCGACTTTCAGCAAATGCCTTCGATACTATTATCGACATTGTACTAAAAGGAACAAAAAACTGTACGCTGGCCTTTGGAAAGCACTGGATTAATAAAAAAGAAACAAATAAAGTAGTTTTAAATATTGTAACCACCTACGCTTGGACGGGGTCTGCCTATGTGGTGCCGAGTGCCGCTGCCAAAGCAGGAGTTTTGGCTATGACACGTTCATTGGCTGTGGAATGGGCAAAATACGGGATGCGCTTTAACGCAATCGCGCCGGGACCTTTTCCTACAAAGGGAGCCTGGGACAGATTACTGCCCGGTGAGCTTAAAGAGAAATTCGATCTTGCTAAAAAAGTGCCTTTAAAGCGTGTGGGAGACCATCAGGAGCTTGCCAATCTTGCGGCCTATTTGGTGTCTGATTTTTCTGCCTACCTCAACGGAGAAGTTGTCACTATCGACGGGGGTGAATGGCTAAAGGGAGCCGGACAAATGAACCTTCTTGAAGAAGTCCCCGAACAAATGTGGGATATGCTGGAGGCCATGATCCGCTCTAAGAAAAGTAAATAG
- a CDS encoding endonuclease/exonuclease/phosphatase family protein, with amino-acid sequence MQSKKLGFFNKLLFWGNSLVVFLLLISFVLPYLPPKSFPTLSLLSLAVSPLLLVNILFALYWLVRWKRLALLSILVLTIAYIHFNPFIEISSEGDASEYNHTLNILSYNVRLFNAYEKEPSKGVSETISKLLKENDPDIVCIQEYYRGSNFDFSAYPHQYVHFKDSNNKLGHAILSKYPIVSTGAFDFEDSNNNTIYADIVKGEDTLRIYNLHLQSLGILPNVEYLQEGSTDKLRKRMSRAFVKQESQMDAILAHKIKSPHPVIISGDFNNTPFSYVYRKMANKMHDAFTERGSGLGTTFKFDGYPMRIDYILTSESFDILSFETLNESFSDHYPIRAKVSWDPVSETK; translated from the coding sequence ATGCAATCGAAAAAATTGGGGTTTTTCAATAAATTGTTGTTTTGGGGTAACTCATTGGTAGTGTTTTTACTATTGATATCCTTTGTACTGCCTTATTTGCCACCCAAAAGTTTTCCTACACTTTCGTTGCTGAGCCTGGCAGTTTCTCCCTTGTTGCTGGTCAATATTTTATTTGCGCTCTATTGGCTGGTTCGCTGGAAGCGATTGGCTTTATTGTCGATTTTAGTTTTGACAATTGCGTATATTCACTTCAATCCGTTTATCGAAATTTCTTCGGAAGGAGATGCGTCTGAATACAACCATACATTGAACATATTAAGTTATAACGTACGATTGTTTAACGCTTATGAAAAAGAACCCTCAAAAGGAGTTTCAGAAACCATTTCGAAATTACTGAAGGAAAACGATCCCGACATTGTATGCATTCAGGAATATTACCGTGGCAGCAACTTCGATTTTTCAGCATATCCGCATCAATACGTACATTTTAAGGATAGCAACAATAAATTAGGACACGCCATTCTTTCGAAATACCCTATCGTAAGTACAGGGGCATTCGATTTTGAGGATTCCAACAACAATACTATCTACGCAGATATTGTAAAAGGAGAGGATACACTGCGCATCTACAATTTGCACTTGCAATCGCTCGGAATCCTTCCGAATGTTGAATATCTGCAGGAGGGAAGTACCGACAAGCTTCGAAAACGTATGTCCCGGGCATTTGTAAAACAGGAAAGTCAGATGGATGCCATCCTGGCTCATAAAATAAAATCGCCTCATCCTGTTATTATTAGCGGGGATTTTAACAATACACCTTTTTCGTACGTCTATCGGAAAATGGCCAACAAGATGCACGATGCTTTTACGGAAAGAGGATCGGGTCTTGGAACCACTTTTAAGTTTGATGGTTATCCCATGCGCATTGACTATATTTTAACTTCTGAAAGTTTCGATATTTTGTCTTTTGAAACGCTTAATGAATCCTTTTCCGATCATTATCCTATTCGGGCAAAAGTGAGTTGGGATCCAGTTTCCGAAACAAAGTAA
- a CDS encoding GNAT family N-acetyltransferase produces MKNYIIETERLGLRNWLPSDEKPFIEMCKDQAVMQHFPKPLSNVETITLIQRLQNHFHEHGYCYFAVDELETAEFIGFAGIMNQTWESEFTPCVDIGWRLKKTAWGKGYATEAAKACLEAAFNQFQIKEVLAFTTDTNTASENVMKKIGMEYIGTVQHPMMVGDPRFKHCVVYKSEAT; encoded by the coding sequence ATGAAAAACTACATCATAGAAACCGAAAGACTCGGCTTGCGAAATTGGTTGCCTTCCGATGAAAAACCATTTATTGAAATGTGTAAGGACCAGGCCGTGATGCAACATTTTCCGAAGCCTTTATCTAACGTAGAAACGATTACATTAATACAACGTTTACAAAATCACTTCCACGAGCATGGCTATTGCTATTTTGCGGTAGACGAATTGGAAACAGCGGAGTTTATAGGTTTTGCCGGCATAATGAATCAAACTTGGGAGAGTGAATTTACACCCTGCGTTGATATTGGATGGCGTCTTAAAAAAACCGCCTGGGGAAAAGGATACGCAACCGAAGCAGCAAAAGCATGTTTGGAAGCAGCGTTTAATCAGTTTCAAATTAAAGAAGTCCTTGCCTTTACAACCGATACAAATACTGCGTCTGAAAATGTGATGAAAAAAATTGGCATGGAATACATAGGAACTGTGCAACATCCCATGATGGTTGGTGACCCCAGATTTAAACATTGCGTGGTCTACAAAAGTGAAGCAACCTAA
- a CDS encoding DUF5683 domain-containing protein — protein sequence MKNKLFYIFLIVPALTIFAQTSDSLSVKEEKILVVRDSLTTTEPYNPLAPSTAAFYSAVLPGLGQAYNKKYWKIPIIYAGIATGIYFYLDNDKDYDRFRDAYKRRLAGYTDDEFQGISTDRLIDAQKTAQKNKDVSIIVALAFYLVNVVDANVDAHLKQFNVNDDLSLQPNFDLNPLNAQPQYGLSLKYSLK from the coding sequence GTGAAAAATAAGCTATTCTATATCTTTTTAATAGTACCGGCACTTACAATCTTTGCCCAAACTTCCGATTCCCTTTCGGTTAAAGAAGAAAAAATACTGGTGGTAAGAGACAGTCTCACTACAACCGAACCCTACAATCCTCTTGCCCCTTCAACCGCCGCCTTCTACTCGGCCGTTCTACCCGGTTTGGGACAAGCTTACAATAAAAAGTACTGGAAAATTCCTATTATCTATGCCGGTATTGCCACCGGAATTTATTTTTATTTGGACAACGACAAAGACTATGATCGCTTTCGGGATGCATACAAAAGAAGATTGGCGGGTTATACAGATGATGAGTTTCAGGGAATTTCTACTGACCGCTTGATCGATGCCCAAAAAACTGCACAAAAGAACAAGGATGTTAGTATTATCGTCGCCCTGGCCTTTTATTTGGTAAATGTAGTCGATGCCAATGTCGATGCCCACTTAAAGCAGTTTAATGTAAACGACGATCTATCATTACAGCCTAATTTCGATTTAAATCCGTTGAATGCACAGCCCCAATACGGACTGTCCTTAAAGTACAGTTTAAAATGA
- a CDS encoding WbqC family protein, with protein sequence MPNPEKILLHPTYFPSIEQMAAIAQAAHVVFEVQDNYQKQTYRNRAYIAHSNGSLLLNVPVKHNKEGRRQKSVEVLAENNFPWQSHHWKSLQSAYRTSPFFEFYEDDLAPLFTKPANNLLKHNLAIFELLRELIGLETESSKSETFEVTPQCKDLRFLAIAKREVQSKFTPYIQVLEAQHGFLPNLSVLDLLFNEGPNTLSYLESQVELIY encoded by the coding sequence GTGCCAAACCCTGAAAAAATACTCCTACACCCCACCTACTTCCCATCTATTGAACAGATGGCGGCAATTGCACAGGCAGCGCATGTAGTTTTTGAAGTACAGGATAATTACCAGAAACAAACCTACCGCAACAGGGCGTATATCGCACATAGTAATGGTAGTTTATTGCTAAACGTTCCGGTGAAGCACAACAAAGAAGGAAGACGCCAGAAATCAGTGGAAGTACTTGCAGAAAACAATTTTCCATGGCAGTCGCATCACTGGAAATCATTACAGTCGGCATATCGAACTTCTCCTTTCTTCGAATTTTATGAAGACGATTTAGCACCGCTATTTACAAAACCTGCAAACAACTTATTGAAACACAATCTCGCGATTTTTGAACTGCTAAGGGAATTAATCGGTTTGGAAACAGAGAGCTCCAAATCTGAGACCTTTGAGGTGACACCGCAATGTAAAGATTTACGTTTCTTAGCCATTGCCAAACGTGAAGTACAATCAAAATTCACGCCCTACATACAGGTTTTGGAGGCTCAGCACGGCTTTTTACCAAATCTTTCGGTATTGGATTTATTATTTAATGAAGGCCCTAATACCCTCTCCTACTTAGAATCTCAGGTGGAATTAATTTATTAG